A genomic segment from Tuwongella immobilis encodes:
- a CDS encoding phage minor head protein has protein sequence MPIDPRHGRRIPSGAGISRLLRAVFARQLREVRAAIAAGNPTPNLARWNSVLVDHIQPMLTLHWHQGGHDAIRRIRQAVRIRERSVSGMRLKSDPSLLASLPLDFDVFRPQVLLAIQQAALQFAASTNATSTRQIDTARQKLREELAAGLEQGEAIARLSQRVQSIFVDPVRATSIAMTEASRAMHAGQIMAAKETGIVSGKRWLASSDSCPRCQALDNQVVGLDEPFHVDSRGGPYAVIDHAPLHPHCMCTVIEVLS, from the coding sequence ATGCCCATTGATCCCCGCCACGGCCGACGCATTCCCAGCGGCGCGGGGATCTCCCGACTGCTCCGGGCCGTATTCGCACGCCAATTGCGCGAAGTGCGTGCGGCCATTGCTGCCGGCAACCCCACGCCCAATCTCGCACGGTGGAATTCCGTCCTGGTCGATCACATCCAGCCGATGCTGACTCTGCATTGGCACCAGGGTGGCCACGATGCGATTCGCCGCATCCGGCAGGCCGTTCGCATCCGCGAGCGGTCTGTTTCCGGAATGCGGCTCAAGTCCGATCCATCGCTGTTGGCCAGTCTCCCACTCGATTTTGACGTATTCCGGCCACAGGTGTTGCTTGCCATCCAGCAAGCGGCCCTGCAATTCGCAGCCAGCACCAACGCCACCTCCACCCGGCAAATCGATACGGCACGCCAAAAACTCCGCGAGGAGTTGGCGGCCGGACTGGAACAAGGCGAGGCGATTGCCCGCTTGTCGCAGCGCGTGCAGAGCATTTTCGTCGATCCGGTGCGAGCCACCTCCATTGCCATGACCGAGGCGAGCCGGGCCATGCACGCAGGCCAAATCATGGCCGCCAAAGAAACCGGCATCGTCAGCGGCAAGCGATGGCTGGCATCGTCGGATTCCTGCCCGCGCTGCCAAGCCCTCGACAACCAGGTGGTGGGATTGGATGAGCCGTTCCATGTCGATTCACGCGGTGGCCCGTATGCGGTCATCGATCACGCGCCGCTGCATCCGCACTGCATGTGCACCGTCATCGAAGTCTTGTCATAA
- a CDS encoding HK97 family phage prohead protease, whose amino-acid sequence MPDMPESPKLLLPPQSLISGVVKDAVVSLDIGKMSAQAVISSRAVDREFEIVEPEAFSLINYRKNPVVFFNHQQLPFPVGTSESPEKSLSVMVEADRVLATCYFSQVLPEAELIYRLVEEKTIRATSIGFMSLESVRLSDEESQKLGAKWPIYVHKKIDLTEWSWVGVGCNQEAISRHLANGRIGSKQLTPALIKTLEPYRLESPAMVVVPADVGKFPRRKSQSIQSQSVSNPPQPASDIAMPQKPKTPTTTKSADAVPPGATAMQTLYALTRSCLAKVDELMPLNERQEIIEELRSFRKLNREYANGLIERSANLYPDIEFEMELIPDDDDKDDDSDSDDDDADKSDDADDGDKSGDSDDDADDKSDDSDDDAKSDDSDDDEKAIQLLDAITAKILGSAAKLS is encoded by the coding sequence ATGCCCGACATGCCCGAATCGCCAAAATTGCTGCTGCCCCCGCAATCGCTGATCTCCGGAGTGGTCAAGGATGCGGTGGTGAGTCTCGACATCGGCAAGATGTCCGCCCAAGCGGTCATCTCCAGCCGGGCCGTCGATCGGGAATTCGAGATCGTCGAGCCGGAAGCCTTCAGCTTGATCAATTATCGAAAAAATCCGGTGGTGTTTTTCAACCACCAGCAACTCCCGTTTCCGGTCGGCACCAGCGAATCGCCCGAGAAATCGCTCTCGGTGATGGTGGAGGCCGATCGCGTGTTGGCCACCTGCTATTTCTCGCAGGTGCTCCCCGAGGCGGAACTCATCTATCGACTGGTCGAGGAAAAGACGATTCGGGCCACCTCGATCGGCTTTATGTCGCTGGAATCGGTGCGTCTCTCGGATGAAGAGTCGCAGAAACTCGGGGCGAAATGGCCCATCTATGTCCACAAAAAGATTGATCTCACCGAATGGTCATGGGTGGGCGTTGGCTGCAATCAGGAGGCGATTTCCCGACATCTCGCCAATGGCCGAATCGGATCGAAGCAACTCACTCCCGCGCTGATTAAGACGCTGGAACCGTATCGCCTGGAGTCGCCGGCAATGGTGGTGGTCCCTGCCGATGTTGGCAAGTTCCCCAGGCGGAAATCACAATCCATTCAATCGCAATCCGTCTCCAATCCACCGCAACCCGCGAGCGACATCGCCATGCCCCAAAAACCCAAGACTCCAACGACGACCAAAAGCGCGGATGCGGTGCCGCCCGGCGCAACCGCGATGCAAACGCTTTATGCGCTGACCCGGTCTTGTCTCGCCAAGGTGGATGAACTCATGCCGCTGAATGAACGGCAAGAGATCATCGAGGAGTTGCGATCGTTCCGAAAGCTGAACCGCGAGTACGCCAACGGGCTGATTGAGCGATCGGCGAACCTGTACCCGGACATCGAATTCGAGATGGAACTCATCCCGGATGATGATGACAAGGACGACGATAGCGACTCCGACGATGACGATGCGGACAAATCGGACGACGCCGACGATGGCGACAAGAGCGGCGATTCGGATGACGATGCCGACGACAAGAGCGATGACTCGGACGACGATGCGAAGTCCGACGATTCCGACGATGACGAAAAGGCAATCCAATTGCTTGATGCCATCACTGCCAAAATTCTCGGCTCGGCGGCAAAGCTGAGCTAA
- a CDS encoding phage portal protein: MGKRSAIIRVWDALRFGAKAAADAFRSGKSPGERQMAGMLGGFRYGTTLGGWTGNPLEQIRHYNHWVYRAIDCIGRMVATHPPSVARISNRADAPKGMGTKRINAANSKRVPIHARKKALTTLMPHEELEYLDSNHPLVRLLRDPNEPDTGGDLWRELIMFLELTGLGYLWPVENGAGQVCELWVMPSHWVFPVSLGKDRLIDYYEIRPFDAASGGRAASPAIFDADDLIAFRYKSPLSKTGGHAPMQAGAEIIDVYESIQASRFFACKHGANVGSVIQIPTDINPTDQDIRRIEEQWFQRFAGETGFDRPMILPPGATLSRPPGDHELAYIQSADQMRDYVLGIWGITKSIAGFVEDVNRAAFIAAMSQFCSHVINPRTHYIGDVLSEKLCPRFDSDLRAWWDDLTPSDPDTERSDTEMLLRNGCMTPNEARSRYGLEPYEHGGDDPLVAMGLAPLPLNTGEIPDETLLRQPDPHATSETDVATDADSDGDGLAQDADLNADVAAALRHWRCSPKGHGAET; the protein is encoded by the coding sequence ATGGGGAAACGCAGCGCGATCATCCGAGTTTGGGACGCACTTCGCTTTGGCGCAAAAGCGGCGGCAGATGCGTTCCGTAGCGGGAAATCACCTGGCGAACGGCAGATGGCCGGCATGCTTGGCGGGTTTCGCTACGGCACCACGCTTGGCGGCTGGACCGGCAACCCGCTCGAACAGATTCGGCACTACAACCACTGGGTTTATCGGGCGATCGATTGCATTGGCCGCATGGTGGCCACGCATCCGCCATCGGTGGCCCGCATCTCCAATCGAGCCGATGCCCCCAAGGGAATGGGCACCAAGCGCATCAACGCAGCAAATAGCAAGCGGGTACCGATCCACGCTCGGAAAAAAGCACTCACGACGCTGATGCCGCATGAGGAGCTGGAATACCTCGACAGCAATCACCCACTGGTGCGGTTGCTGCGCGATCCCAACGAACCCGACACCGGCGGTGATCTCTGGCGGGAACTGATTATGTTCCTGGAACTCACCGGCCTGGGCTATCTGTGGCCCGTCGAAAACGGCGCGGGGCAGGTCTGCGAATTGTGGGTGATGCCATCGCACTGGGTGTTTCCGGTGAGTCTCGGCAAGGATCGGCTGATCGACTATTACGAGATCCGGCCATTCGACGCCGCTTCTGGTGGCCGGGCTGCTTCGCCGGCGATTTTCGATGCCGATGATCTGATTGCGTTCCGCTACAAGTCGCCGCTCTCAAAGACCGGCGGCCATGCTCCGATGCAAGCGGGTGCGGAAATCATCGACGTATACGAATCGATCCAAGCGAGTCGATTTTTCGCCTGCAAACACGGGGCAAACGTCGGCAGCGTGATCCAAATTCCGACGGACATCAACCCGACCGATCAGGATATTCGCCGCATCGAGGAACAGTGGTTTCAGCGATTTGCGGGTGAGACGGGCTTCGATCGGCCGATGATCTTGCCGCCCGGCGCGACCCTGAGCCGGCCGCCGGGCGATCACGAATTGGCCTACATCCAGTCGGCCGATCAGATGCGGGACTATGTCCTTGGCATCTGGGGCATCACCAAATCCATCGCGGGATTCGTTGAGGATGTCAACCGTGCCGCATTCATCGCGGCGATGTCCCAATTCTGTTCGCATGTGATTAACCCGCGAACGCACTACATCGGCGATGTCCTGAGCGAAAAGTTATGTCCGCGATTTGACAGCGATTTGCGCGCTTGGTGGGACGATTTGACCCCGAGCGATCCGGATACCGAGCGATCGGATACCGAAATGCTGCTCCGCAACGGCTGCATGACGCCGAATGAGGCCCGTTCGCGCTACGGGCTGGAGCCTTACGAGCATGGTGGCGATGATCCGCTGGTTGCGATGGGACTGGCACCGCTGCCGCTGAACACTGGGGAAATCCCCGACGAAACACTCCTGCGCCAGCCTGACCCGCACGCCACATCGGAGACCGACGTAGCCACGGACGCCGACTCCGATGGAGATGGGCTGGCGCAGGATGCCGACCTCAACGCCGATGTTGCTGCCGCCCTTCGGCACTGGCGTTGTTCACCCAAGGGCCATGGAGCCGAGACATGA
- a CDS encoding phage major capsid protein, protein MPKPKKKSSGKKPLLDALNRLNDAVTQATANTAAGEPAPTAPANPAAAKSTPQYAPGQNPGQLFGIVKGALPKDSAPYSYANIYRAIAEKDWSHAKGERLVHEDLVAAGFALPQNGGILVPLDPYAIEQTSPGLKGLVAKMALGAAAYEAAAKKGAKALSAFGDDTTGGALVMPQMANSIIELMRPQVVVERAGAQTITLPPSGQLVMARQTTDPSFTWIGGENKTIADSEPNLGNLILSAKRAAGLVVMSNDSLRYTNPSIEVIVRNSLAARGAIFEDKAFLEGAGSSFEPRGIINHTGITPHTANTVGANGNTFSFEDPAVMISKVFAANDPTGPTAFIMRPELFAALSNRRADSVTAGDGKGASLFWLTMGDLAKGLPDRLRNVPVLQSTQISNTRVKGTGTTLTYTLLGNFRHALIARYGVMEMAMDQSGNYFANDQTAIRCIMRVDFALTQEKPFVFCDQLLIG, encoded by the coding sequence ATGCCAAAGCCGAAGAAGAAATCCAGCGGGAAAAAGCCGCTGCTCGACGCGCTCAACCGGCTCAACGATGCGGTGACCCAAGCCACCGCCAACACCGCCGCAGGTGAACCGGCCCCGACTGCACCGGCAAATCCTGCCGCCGCGAAATCGACGCCGCAATACGCTCCGGGGCAGAATCCCGGCCAATTGTTCGGCATCGTCAAGGGTGCGCTGCCGAAGGATTCTGCCCCGTATTCCTACGCGAACATCTATCGTGCGATCGCCGAAAAGGACTGGTCGCACGCCAAGGGTGAGCGACTGGTGCATGAGGACCTGGTTGCGGCGGGCTTCGCGCTGCCGCAAAACGGCGGCATCCTGGTTCCGCTCGATCCGTATGCGATCGAGCAGACGAGCCCCGGCCTGAAGGGGTTGGTTGCCAAGATGGCACTCGGAGCGGCTGCATACGAGGCCGCCGCCAAGAAGGGGGCGAAAGCCCTGTCTGCGTTCGGCGATGACACGACCGGCGGCGCGTTGGTCATGCCGCAGATGGCCAACAGCATCATCGAGCTGATGCGTCCGCAGGTGGTGGTGGAGCGAGCGGGTGCCCAGACGATCACGCTGCCGCCCAGCGGCCAACTGGTCATGGCCCGCCAAACCACCGATCCGTCATTCACTTGGATCGGCGGCGAGAACAAGACCATCGCGGATTCCGAGCCGAACCTCGGCAATCTGATCCTGTCCGCCAAGCGGGCCGCCGGCCTGGTGGTGATGAGCAACGACTCGCTGCGATACACCAACCCGAGCATCGAGGTGATTGTTCGCAACTCGCTCGCGGCACGGGGTGCAATCTTCGAGGACAAGGCGTTTCTCGAAGGGGCCGGTTCATCCTTCGAGCCGCGCGGCATCATCAATCACACCGGAATCACGCCGCACACCGCCAACACGGTCGGCGCAAACGGGAACACGTTCTCGTTTGAGGATCCGGCGGTGATGATCTCGAAAGTGTTCGCGGCCAACGATCCCACTGGCCCGACTGCGTTCATTATGCGACCCGAATTGTTCGCCGCGCTGAGCAATCGCCGGGCCGACTCGGTGACCGCCGGCGATGGCAAGGGTGCATCGCTGTTCTGGTTGACGATGGGCGATCTCGCCAAGGGCTTGCCCGATCGGCTCCGCAACGTCCCGGTGCTGCAAAGCACGCAGATCAGCAATACCCGCGTGAAGGGGACAGGCACCACCCTGACGTATACCCTGCTCGGGAATTTCCGGCACGCGCTGATTGCTCGGTATGGGGTCATGGAAATGGCCATGGACCAATCCGGCAATTACTTCGCCAATGATCAAACCGCGATCCGCTGCATCATGCGGGTCGATTTTGCCCTGACCCAAGAAAAACCGTTCGTATTTTGCGATCAACTGCTGATCGGATAA